The window TCttattatttatatattcaaTGTGGGGCATATAACATACTTATGGGTGCCTGGTTGGCTAATATTATATGGAATTGAATGGAATGGATTGAATCAATTCAAATGTTTGGTTGGGTGATTTTGGAGGAGTTGAATACTCAATAGATTCTAACTCCATCTCAACCCCTTGAAAACTCACATCCACCTTCTCCCCTTTAATAAACTTCATTCCTTCCCTTTACTTATTTAGATTGAATCAAATAACTTTGAGATGAAATGAAGTTGGAATCTCATACATCTATGATATCATACTCCGTTCCATTTCATTCCTTCATCTcgaaccaaacgactcctaagaaatatatcatctttaatatatgcaaataatatgaaatccataCTCCAATAATAACAATTTTTTTTACCATGACTCatattattttcatattttttttttaccatatcaTATGATCACCCCATCTTATAGTAATTTCCGATGTAGGACAATTTTACTCtttatacattatatattaaCAACATCTAAATTATTAATGTGGACAAATAACACACTAAGAagtaagaagtacaccatcttttttcgGACCTAGtttgacatccaacccgattaatACTATACTATgttcatatttttttttatcaattaaaatatgtgcagATGATAAGAAATCtttactctaatgatagcattttttttatcacaaatctaattatataattttcatagttttttaacgatacttttgcaaatgaaatgtaaaaaatgtaaaatatatatattataataattaaaatatcctCCACATTATTTTTTTATATCATAATATGAAGATAATAATACAAAATCTTAACTCTTAGTaactctctaagacaatacttgagagactcaaaagattttgggttgatatctGAGTTTCCAATgatgtcttctatttataatcataggatcagctcaccatgttttaatctttcgatgtgggaaaattctaatatttatacattcaaggtagaacatataacatattaagaaaTACAGCATCctaaatatgtgcaaattatatgaaatctatactctaatgatagcatttcttaccacgaatctaattatattattttcataatttttttaccgacattattttgacaaatgaaatgtaaaacttTTTATATGAAAATTAGAAAGATCGCTTgactataaaataggaaatatatattattatagtAACTAAAAGATttaccactttattttttacatcaaaaatattatttatacaactttcctaaattaatttgcGATGATGTGGACagtctagaatcgctcgaaaaaactctcttttatatatatatagatactttttcacatatgaattttactctttcacatatgcTTTTTACAATCTTATCGTTCTCATATTTTCTCATCCCCTCACTCAACCAATTATCCACTTCTTCTCTCACGACTCACTAAACTACCCCACCCTCCCTGCTCCGGCGTCACCTATATCGACGTCCCTTTCTCCGGCTATCACGAACATGTGTGGATTCTTATGAATAATTTTCTAGGTGGGTGTACGACTATTGGTTCAAGAACATGTAAGTAGTTGATTAAGTTATACGGATTATGTCGTAAATCATATTTAATGCATTTGTGATTTATACGAAGTAGATATTTGTCTACTTTGGAACTCCTCTATGTCTTCAATGGAGTAACCTTTCCCACTCTTCACTTTTCAATGTGCTGTACCAAACGGCAAGTGATAAGATATCCGTGTTGCATAAGCAACCGCAATCTTCGTAGAATCTCAATGTCGGTGCTTGAGGTTGGCGACAAAATCACCAAAAGATTCGGCGGAATGGATGGTGTGTTCGTAGTGACACATTAAATCCCAGATGATAATTACTCCGTATCTTATAAACTCTAATTTCAACAATTATGATTAGCTAATAGAAATTCGTGATAATTgataaaaaaattacaattttaaCAATAGTTAACACATTAATTAGTAAATTAAAATCCAATGTTGAAAtgatttgagcaattaaattagGTTTTTGGAAGATATGAGTAATGGTTAATCTGATTAGATTTGAGGTTAGAAGGGTATTAGAAGGAAATTTAATGACAAAGTGTATGTAAAAGAgcaaaatccgtatgtgaaaaagtaactcCGATATTCACACAAATATTTTCTCATtcaatataaatatataatttgcTACATGGTATCGTGAGCAGGTTTTCTTGCGATATTCTgtctctttcattttttttttactttcttGATCGTTCATTATGGTAGATGACAAGAAGAGTGGTAACAATTCCAGTGGCTTTGCTCCAATCGTCAATCGGTGTACGCCTTATCTAGTCAGGATGGCATGGGGGCGAAAATTACTCATGTAACCCTCACAGGGCCGAACTACGAAGAATGGGCAAAGAGTTTCCGGGTTGCATTGGGAGCGAAGAGGAAGTTGGGGTTCATTGATGGAACCCTCAAGCAGAAGCCAGCCAATCCGAATGAATGGGACGATTGGTCGGCCGTCAATTATTCTGTTATCGCGCTGATCTTCAACACCATAGAGGCACGCCCCCGTTCTTCAATTTCTTATCGCGAAATTGCTTTCGATCTCTGGGAAGACATCCGTCTGCGGTTCTCGGTAGGTAATGACATCAAAATCTATCAACTTCAATGTGATCTTGCTGATTGTAAACAAAAACCCGGTGAGTCTATAATGGATTACTATGGTAGAATTAAGAAATTATGGGATCATGTTAATAATTTTGATGCTTTACCCAATTGTGATTGTTGCTCTAAGTGTAATTTAAGCGTTGTGTGGCGTAAGCGGCGAGAGGCCGATCAGGTCCACAGATTTCTTATGGGACTTGAGTCGTATTATATATGCTATTGCTCTTTTTCTAATATAGTAGGTGTTTCGCCACTGCCCTCGATGCAAGTGGTTTATTCTCATCTTGTGCAAGAGGAGGAAGTTCGGAATGTGATGCAGTCTCGTGTCGATGTTGTTTCTCCCATGGCGTGTGCTGTTCGGGATAACAACAACGGGAGACAACAGCAAGCTAAAGGCACCAATGGTGGTACTCGTCTCGGTATCACTGTACTCACTGCAACAAAGACGGGCATACTATGAGTCGGTGTTGGGAAAAGAACGGGTACCCTGCTGATCGTGCAACCACGACGTTCTGAACGAATAGGGGATGCATTGACTTCAGCCTCGACTTCGAATTCTACTACTGCAAATGCCGTTTTTGGTGAGACCCAAGTTGTTACTAATATGGTCCGATTAAATGGTAAGTCTCCTTTCACATGGATAATTGATACGGGTGCTTCGACACACGTTTATTATGATGAAACGTGCTTTGAATCATGTGTGTCGATTTCTCCCGTGAGTATTGGGTTGCCCAATGGTTCAAGTTTAGTTGCTAGCAAGGCCGACACGATTAAACTTAATGATAAATTATTTCTTTATAATGTCCTACTAGTGCCGTCTTTCAAGTGCAATTTGCTCTCAATCTCGCAACTTCTATCTTCACAACAATTGTCTGTGCAATTTAATAATTCTCAATGTGTGATACAGGACCTTGCCTTGACGACGATTGGTGTGGGTAATCTCTCGGATGGGCTCTTTTACTTGACTATGGAGGAACCAATTCGTGTTAATGTCGTGACCGGAGAAAACAGTGTTTAGTTGTGGCATCAACGGATGGGGCATCCTTCACCTCGGGCGATGAAGCACATTCCTTCTGTTTCTCATTTTAATAGTAATTTCCGTCTTGCTCCTTGTGATATTTGTTTTCGAGCAAACCAGACACGAACTCCGTTTCCTTTAAGTGATAATAAAGCTGCCAATTTATTTGATTTAATTCATTGTGACGTTTGGGGACCGTATCATCCTAATCGTGCTTGTGATTCTCGCTATTTTTTGTctattgttgatgattattcccgTTGTGTGTGAGTGTATATCATGAAAACTAAGGATGAAATTCGTAAACTGTAataacccggattataaaacaaaggaaaaacttatataaagtaaatatcagagtataatacTGATAAAAAGGTGAAGGTgacggaaacacctgaccaatccggttcgttACTAAATCCAAAATAAGCTAATACATTATTCAATGGGTTCTTAAAACgtaaagcaaactcctattttattattaagctcgcttcacACATTCCCTAAGCAAGCATCATCCAGTCagcaacaatctgaacaacctgagaagggggtcgacaatcagatgctctcccagtcatgtttacaacaattgaatataaccaacaattattaacaattgaaatgcaaaactagtaaacatgtgagaccatctatactcatgaaaacttgTCAACAACTCACTACCAAACAATGGCATAAGAAGATAATTATTCGAAATATAAACTCTAAGTCAAACAATATGTGACGACGCGTAAAACAAACCACATTATGACATCATACACATCATAGAACCACCGTGACCATGTATCACGTGACCAAACCAACAACCtaatagagcgtataacaactgcctctagtTACAAGCACAGTGTATAAAATGAACGCcattagagcgtataacaactgcctctaactGTCATAGCGTATAACAATCGCGCCTCGAATCGACAGAGCGTATAACAATcgctgcctccatcggtgtggaccgTATAACAACTGCATCCAAGGTACTacgtatagcgtataaccactgcctatatgtctaagacctggccaaactctcggtgcaataactgtacaccgaacgacactcgggaaacagagcgtataacaactaccTCCATtacccccccgaccatagaccatacatCAGACCCCGAAGGGTTGCATTAGTTCATTCCGTTCGGTATATAACTGATACCTCACGTCATCTATACAACCAGCCCACAaacaatgcacagtataactgaccataCATACATATGAATAACATTACTATCAAATCATAGGATAATATAACTGACTATCCTACAattatatgaacaagagtaataaACGATATATGCAAACATAGCATTACATGATGAAACTGAACGCCAtataacatgtgaaacaagtatcaagcattcaatgttatagtacttcagctataacttttaacattaaccattcaatgttatattaaccctaaccataacatgaactctggatgcgaggttatagtaacctcgactataacttcaacatatacgacttgaagttatacttacctcaactataatcttgacacgaaactcaaagttatactagttccgaccataaccttgagccataattctcagggtatgttagtttcagctataaccttatgtaacaccccgatttatgaaggagcctttagcaagacattccctaataaaccgaactgttaccatctcgatttcccgaggtagtgaataacaaattaaactccaaggcaaaatatataattactttaacttaattattacaaaacctcttttacatcaaattacaaggaactaacataaatgaaagtgaaagtcttctaaatgatgatctagctactaagtcttctgatccagtgtctcacgcccattaagctcccagcctatctcataaacctgtcaagcctgctccccaatatttggatcgtcacaggtgttcacaaatacatagggtcaaccacgaggttgagtagggaatacaatgaaacaacaaaatatgatatgcatgctcctccgtcacctccatctccatctcaactcatatctcataacctgAACACccagaccataccgatcccggtagactatatatcgaccgtagccgatttGCCACTCCTTGTTGAGGACATCAGGGCAAGTCTGAGAACCCgctttgggccttatcacaacatcatcttcaccacaccacatcaccacaacatcctccatctccaatgcatatgaatgctcaaaagaaattaatgcaacacaatatatatatctttgaactgatcaatcataaaatcatgccggttaccaaatgttgtgataacatactcaatacgatcaattcagtcaatcaccttccagtatatgaatcataacgtaaatcaacagccacgaagcaagtcaacgttcacagtttggtcatacgaaacacaaacaagtcaacacaattcaacatcaacgataataagtcaagtgtatttccctaccttttcgcaatccaagcacacacaagcaatcacttatgatccttcacttatccatcacctacataacataattatgtataattaccatctactcagtcaattaatcatgcatataacctagactcatcataacttaataggaatatcaatttaaagaacaaacacgacttttcctgattttcctgctcatggcagactcggtataaaatgaataactaattccagaaaattcgaattgatgcaaggccaattgaattggaaccccatgagtcttagctacaatttatatctaacgtgtttttctcaaattccaaacttatcaagggttttcagactgatttccaaaaactaacagaaaccgtcgcataaaaagtattgattcataaaacgagtttgacaaatgattcttaagtaaaaccaatgcctaactcatctaaactctttaaattaaatatatgaaaaagacccagcaccaattcaatatctaaattatgttttagaagtaatctttcagcctccaCTGATTTGCGGacgttttagatagacgttcacaaataatttcttcaggaaaaactacacggtgaaatgctaccaattttcacaggcataaactaggcttggaataaacatgagtctcttctttaacatTTTGCATCCCACggatttaagacaggtaaaacactcaaataatacagaccaacgaatctgtaaattgctgtaactattccattcatttatctcatacaatttataatcaaaaactcccaaaccaattctagggttacgaaaattatcccaatactactataattatgctaataattgaataaagaggtaataggatagtctacttacgaaataggatgagaataggctgagaaatcgccttgcaattcctcacgcggctcccttcacacacggctccctcttctctcttttctctcttttctcatggttaaaatgaatatggtgatagggagattaggttttggttagatgggttatacatataggataggtgctattaagacgatacgggcctagcctagttagattaattaaaacccgagtcacataattacccgagtcacaaatacactacacgacccagctggtaactcggcctaatataatatcatattaaaataccgggtattacagtctaccctccttaaaagaaacttcgtcccgaagtttaccctctctaccaaccaacgcaaacgaattatgaaacgcatatacaaaagtatgtaaggcacccaccaaattgaatattaaacgcaaaGATTACATTCCActctccttaaaataaacttcgtccccgaagtttaaccataacagaaacacatcatgtaacactccaacataacccacacaacgcataaccaatatagccaaactgagaaatcacacatgaaagtataaagattttacaatcctaccctccttaaacatggttacgtccccgtaaccttcattattataacaaaagttctcaaactacgcTAACAatcgaaagaggataaaagattcacaactcacgttcaagttaactaatcccta is drawn from Silene latifolia isolate original U9 population unplaced genomic scaffold, ASM4854445v1 scaffold_134, whole genome shotgun sequence and contains these coding sequences:
- the LOC141637697 gene encoding uncharacterized protein LOC141637697 produces the protein MGAKITHVTLTGPNYEEWAKSFRVALGAKRKLGFIDGTLKQKPANPNEWDDWSAVNYSVIALIFNTIEARPRSSISYREIAFDLWEDIRLRFSVGNDIKIYQLQCDLADCKQKPGESIMDYYGRIKKLWDHVNNFDALPNCDCCSKCNLSVVWRKRREADQVHRFLMGLESYYICYCSFSNIVGVSPLPSMQVVYSHLVQEEEVRNVMQSRVDVVSPMACAVRDNNNGRQQQAKGTNGGTRLGITDLALTTIGVGNLSDGLFYLTMEEPIRVNVVTGENSV